TTTCTTCGCACCGGCGATCCTTTCCTGAAGATTGGCAATTACGCTGAAATCTTCAAGCGTCGTGGTGTTCCCGGTGACCTTCCCGGTGGCAACCAGCTCCTTCAGGAGTCGGCGCATGATTTTGCCCGAGCGGGTTTTCGGCAGGGCCGGGGCGAAATGGAGGTCGTCCGGCTTCGCGATGGCACCGATGACCTTGCCCACGTGCTCCCGCAATTCCTTCTGCAGGGAGGGGGTCTCGGCGATTCCGGCCTTCAGGGTGACGAAGGCGACAACCGCTTGGCCCTTCAGGTCGTCGGGGCGGCCGACCACCGCCGATTCCGCCACGGCAGGGTGACCGACGAGAGCGCTTTCGACTTCCGCGGTGCCGAGGCGGTGCCCGGAGACGTTGAGCACGTCGTCGAGGCGTCCCACGATCCAGAAGTTCCCCTGTTTGTCGCGGCGGGCTCCATCGCCGGCAGTATACATGCCGGGATAATCGGACCAGTAGGTCTTCTTGTAGCGCGCCTTGTCCCCGTAGATCGTGCGGGTCATGGAGGGCCATGGCTTGCGGATGACCAGGCGTCCGCCTTCGTTCGCCTTACATTCCTGGCCGCTTTCATCGAGGATGGCGGCATCGATGCCGAAGAAGGGCAAGGTGGCGGTGCCGGGCTTGAGCGGGGTGCAGCCGGGCAGGGGAGTGATCATGATCGCACCCGTTTCCGTCTGCCACCAGGTATCGACGATGGGGCAACGTCCGCCGCCGATCTTTTCGTGATACCACATCCACGCTTCCGGATTGATCGGCTCGCCGACCGATCCGAGCAGGCGCAGCGAGGATAAGTCATGCTTTGCCGGGAAGTGGTCGCCGGCCTTGATGAAGGCGCGGATCGCGGTGGGCGCGGTGTAGAAGATGGTCACGCCATACTCCTCAATCATCTGCCAGAAACGGCCGAAGTCCGGTTGGTTCGGCGCGCCTTCATACATCACTTGGGTCGCACCCATCGCGAGCGGGCCGTAAACGATGTAGCTGTGACCGGTGATCCAGCCGACATCGGCGGTGCACCAGTAGACATCGTCATCCCGCATGTCGAAGACGTACTTGCAGGTGGTGTAGGTGCCGGTGAGGTAGCCGCCGCTGGTGTGGAGGATGCCCTTCGGCTTTCCGGTGGAACCGGAGGTGTAGAGGATGAAAAGCGGGTGCTCGGAGTCGAAGGCCTTGGCCTCGTGTTTCGCGCTCACCTTGGCAATCTCGTCGTGCCACCAGGTGTCGCGGCCTTTCGTCATCGAGATCTCCTGCTTGGTGCGCTGGTAGACGACCACGGACTTGATGCCCTTGTAGCGCTTCAGCGCTTCATCGACGTTCTCCTTGAGCGGGACGATTTTGCCACGGCGCCAACCGCCATCCGCGGTGATCACGTGGGTGGCGCCGGAGTCCTCCAAGCGGTCCACGATCGAGTCGGAGGAGAAGCCGCCGAAAACCACGGAGTGCACCGCGCCGATCCGGGCGCAGGCGAGCATGGCAACCGCCGCCTCCGGAATCATCGGCATGTAAACCAGCACCCGGTCCTTCGCCTTTACGCCCTTCGCCAGCAAGACGTTGGCGAATTGGCTGACCTCGCGGTGAAGCTGGGCGTAGGTGATCACCCGCTTGTCGCCGGGCTCCCCTTCGAAGATGATCGCGGCCTTGTTCTTGCGCTCGCCCTTGGCATGGCGGTCCACGCAGTTCTCACAGACGTTCAGCTTGCCGTCCACGAACCACTTCGCATCCGGTGCTTTCCAATCGAGCACCTTGCTCCAAGGCTGGCGCCAGGAGAGCTCCTTGGCTTCGCGGGCCCAGAAGACCTGCGGCTTATCCACGGACTCCTGCCAGAGCTTCTTGTACTGGGCGAGACTGGAGATGCGTGCCTTGGCGGAGAACTCCTTCGCAGGCTTGAAGATGCGATCTTCGACGAGATGACTTTCGATCTTGTTGCTCATGGTCCTTGGGTTTCCGGCGCAAGTCGGGTTGCCGGACGTGCGGGAAGCTACAAGGCACCATTCGCAGGGGGCGACTCAAAACTTGCGTTTTGGCGCCCTCTTCGCGGTCTTTTTCGAGGTATGGCGCGAACTTGGCGGCAGGGATAGGCTGCCCGGCTTGCGTTTGGACTTCGGGGCGGATCCGGCCCGGCCGCTTGTTGGCGGCGGTGGTGGTGCGCCAGCCCTGCGCGGCGCTTTCTTGGCTGCCTTTTTCGCGGCCTTCACCGCGGGCCGGCGCTCGGATTTCTGCTTGGGATTGATCTGCAGGCGCTTGATCTCCTCGGCTTCCAAGGGGCGCCACGCGCCGACCGGGAAATCCGCTAGCTCAAGGGTGCCGATGCGGGTCCGCACCAGCCTCTGGACCTGATAGCCGAGCGTGAGGAACATCTGGCGGATCTGGCGCTTCAGGCCGGTTTCCAGCACGATGCGATAACGGCGGGAGGAGATGCGTTGGACGTGCTTGGCCCGCAGGCGCTGCTTCTCCACGTAGACTCCGGAGACGAAGAGATCGAGGTGCTCGTTGAGAACCGGCTGGTTCGAGGTCACGAGATACTCCTTCTCGACCAGCTTCGAAGGGTGCATCAGCTGCTGGGAGAGATCGCCATCGTTGGTCAGGATCAGCAGCCCTTCCGAGTCCCGGTCGAGGCGACCGACGTGG
This window of the Luteolibacter rhizosphaerae genome carries:
- the acs gene encoding acetate--CoA ligase, producing the protein MSNKIESHLVEDRIFKPAKEFSAKARISSLAQYKKLWQESVDKPQVFWAREAKELSWRQPWSKVLDWKAPDAKWFVDGKLNVCENCVDRHAKGERKNKAAIIFEGEPGDKRVITYAQLHREVSQFANVLLAKGVKAKDRVLVYMPMIPEAAVAMLACARIGAVHSVVFGGFSSDSIVDRLEDSGATHVITADGGWRRGKIVPLKENVDEALKRYKGIKSVVVYQRTKQEISMTKGRDTWWHDEIAKVSAKHEAKAFDSEHPLFILYTSGSTGKPKGILHTSGGYLTGTYTTCKYVFDMRDDDVYWCTADVGWITGHSYIVYGPLAMGATQVMYEGAPNQPDFGRFWQMIEEYGVTIFYTAPTAIRAFIKAGDHFPAKHDLSSLRLLGSVGEPINPEAWMWYHEKIGGGRCPIVDTWWQTETGAIMITPLPGCTPLKPGTATLPFFGIDAAILDESGQECKANEGGRLVIRKPWPSMTRTIYGDKARYKKTYWSDYPGMYTAGDGARRDKQGNFWIVGRLDDVLNVSGHRLGTAEVESALVGHPAVAESAVVGRPDDLKGQAVVAFVTLKAGIAETPSLQKELREHVGKVIGAIAKPDDLHFAPALPKTRSGKIMRRLLKELVATGKVTGNTTTLEDFSVIANLQERIAGAKK
- a CDS encoding pseudouridine synthase gives rise to the protein MSEAEGIRLNKFLASCGVGSRRACDALVQEGHVEINGKPCLNPAQRVEPSDFVRVDGKRVQAKQTNTVLFYKPRGYVCSREDELGRDTIYTILPSILQHLHHVGRLDRDSEGLLILTNDGDLSQQLMHPSKLVEKEYLVTSNQPVLNEHLDLFVSGVYVEKQRLRAKHVQRISSRRYRIVLETGLKRQIRQMFLTLGYQVQRLVRTRIGTLELADFPVGAWRPLEAEEIKRLQINPKQKSERRPAVKAAKKAAKKAPRRAGAPPPPPTSGRAGSAPKSKRKPGSLSLPPSSRHTSKKTAKRAPKRKF